In Solirubrobacterales bacterium, one genomic interval encodes:
- a CDS encoding fused MFS/spermidine synthase has protein sequence MDATKGLTVTRPLTDRYLYLLVFATGALTMGTEIAGARLLAPYFGDSTIVWANTIAVVLVALSTGYWLGGRLADRHPDLGYLCRVVLAGAALIALVPFLARPFLGASVEAFDRVSIGGFAGSLIGVLVLLAVPVMVMGTVSPWAVRIGMDRVESSGQVAGRLYAISTAGSLVGTMVSALVTIPLLGTQRTFLLFALVVALVAVAGAGWRWMAVPASVAVLAVLPVGTIKAAGPGRVLYETETPHQYARVVETADGERRLELNEGQAIHSIYRPGSYLVGGYWDESLVLPFTTLKRPPARVAILGNAGGTIARSFGHFFPRSRVDGVEIDAKLTELGRRYFDLGNPRMRVFDEDARPWLRRSEPGYDVIIVDTYRQPYIPFYMATREFFDLVRDRLSPDGVVLINVGHPEGSNALERTLTRTMSTALPAVKRDPVTSTNTMLIGGRTTISPARLARSASGLPAGLRPVARAAAARLEPGFRGGSIWTDDRAPVEWMVDLSLLEYAGG, from the coding sequence ATGGACGCGACGAAGGGGCTGACGGTGACCCGGCCTCTGACTGACCGCTACCTGTACCTGCTGGTGTTCGCGACCGGGGCACTGACCATGGGTACCGAGATCGCCGGCGCCCGACTGCTGGCCCCGTACTTCGGCGACTCGACCATCGTCTGGGCGAACACGATCGCGGTGGTCCTGGTGGCGCTTTCCACCGGTTACTGGCTCGGCGGCCGGCTGGCCGATCGCCATCCGGACCTGGGCTATCTCTGCCGGGTGGTCCTGGCCGGGGCGGCGCTGATCGCCCTGGTGCCGTTCCTCGCCCGGCCCTTTCTCGGGGCTTCGGTCGAGGCGTTCGACCGGGTCTCGATCGGGGGTTTTGCCGGTTCCCTGATCGGGGTGCTGGTCCTGCTCGCCGTCCCGGTGATGGTGATGGGAACGGTCTCTCCCTGGGCGGTCCGGATCGGGATGGACCGGGTCGAGTCGAGCGGCCAGGTTGCCGGTCGTCTCTACGCGATCTCGACCGCCGGATCTCTGGTCGGGACGATGGTTTCGGCCCTGGTCACCATCCCGTTGCTCGGCACCCAGCGGACCTTTCTGCTGTTCGCCCTGGTGGTCGCCCTGGTGGCAGTTGCGGGCGCCGGATGGCGGTGGATGGCGGTCCCGGCCTCGGTTGCGGTCCTCGCGGTCCTGCCGGTCGGGACGATCAAGGCCGCCGGTCCCGGCAGGGTGCTCTACGAGACCGAGACTCCCCACCAGTACGCCAGGGTGGTCGAAACTGCCGACGGGGAGCGGCGGCTTGAGCTGAACGAGGGGCAGGCGATCCACTCGATCTACCGGCCGGGGAGCTACCTGGTCGGCGGCTACTGGGACGAGAGTCTGGTCCTGCCCTTCACAACCCTGAAGAGACCACCTGCACGGGTGGCGATCCTCGGGAATGCGGGTGGAACCATCGCCCGTTCTTTCGGCCATTTCTTCCCGCGGTCACGGGTCGACGGGGTCGAGATCGACGCGAAACTGACCGAGCTGGGCCGCCGTTACTTCGACCTGGGCAACCCCCGGATGCGGGTTTTCGACGAGGACGCCCGTCCGTGGCTGCGTCGGTCCGAACCGGGTTACGACGTGATCATCGTCGACACCTACCGCCAGCCCTACATTCCGTTCTACATGGCCACCCGGGAGTTTTTCGATCTGGTCCGGGACCGCTTGTCGCCGGACGGGGTGGTGCTGATCAACGTCGGCCATCCGGAAGGCAGCAACGCCCTGGAGCGGACCCTGACCCGGACCATGTCCACCGCGCTGCCGGCGGTGAAACGCGATCCGGTCACCTCGACCAACACGATGCTGATCGGGGGCCGGACCACGATCTCGCCGGCACGCCTCGCGCGGTCGGCGTCCGGGCTTCCGGCGGGCCTCCGTCCCGTTGCCCGGGCTGCCGCCGCCCGGCTTGAGCCGGGATTCAGGGGAGGCAGCATCTGGACCGACGACCGTGCCCCGGTCGAGTGGATGGTCGATCTCTCGCTGCTGGAGTACGCCGGTGGCTGA
- a CDS encoding cytochrome c oxidase assembly protein: protein MNLLPHLPFAVSPTLVAIMELTPLTLAVVYYWHRAMTLSWEGRPIPVWRQVCFGSGIGIFALALFSPVGSLAEDLVIFHMVEHLMIGDVATLLVVLGLTRSLLQPILAIPLFNRLQVLTNPILAFLLWGINLFIWHIPALYDAAYGGALVHGLQHGMFFFFGALMWMPVFGPLPVPRWFGPGWKIIYVVVVRFMAGLLGNVLMWSGTEIYTRYGSGQRSWGLSAIEDQGIAGVVMMMEGLFFIIGIIAWTYYRSAGQSMRKQELVDLAYLGGIEIEEERIERAVRSGHDDLLEARIRKEAAAAGIDLPVISVSADEVPAPAARMDPVSPGRITAPGASVTGENSSPESADGRDEGADGDPASD, encoded by the coding sequence GTGAATCTCCTGCCTCACCTTCCGTTCGCGGTCAGCCCGACCCTGGTCGCGATCATGGAGCTGACCCCGCTCACCCTTGCGGTCGTCTACTACTGGCATCGGGCGATGACTCTCTCCTGGGAGGGACGGCCGATCCCGGTCTGGCGCCAGGTCTGCTTCGGCAGCGGGATCGGCATCTTCGCTCTCGCGCTGTTCAGCCCGGTCGGGAGCCTGGCCGAGGACCTGGTGATCTTCCACATGGTCGAGCACCTGATGATCGGCGACGTCGCCACCCTGCTGGTGGTGCTGGGACTCACCCGCTCGCTGCTTCAGCCGATCCTGGCGATCCCGCTTTTCAACCGGCTGCAGGTGCTGACCAACCCGATCCTCGCCTTCCTCCTGTGGGGAATCAACCTCTTCATCTGGCACATTCCGGCGCTCTACGATGCGGCCTACGGGGGCGCCCTCGTGCACGGCCTGCAGCACGGGATGTTCTTCTTTTTCGGTGCCCTCATGTGGATGCCGGTTTTCGGTCCGCTCCCGGTTCCACGCTGGTTCGGTCCCGGCTGGAAGATCATCTATGTGGTTGTAGTCCGGTTCATGGCCGGACTGCTCGGCAACGTGCTGATGTGGAGCGGGACCGAGATCTACACCCGGTACGGCTCCGGCCAACGGAGTTGGGGACTGTCCGCGATCGAAGATCAGGGAATCGCCGGCGTGGTGATGATGATGGAGGGGCTTTTCTTCATCATCGGGATCATCGCCTGGACCTACTACCGCTCGGCCGGGCAGAGCATGCGCAAGCAGGAGCTGGTCGATCTCGCCTACCTCGGGGGGATCGAGATCGAGGAGGAGCGGATCGAACGGGCGGTGCGATCCGGTCATGACGACCTGCTCGAGGCGCGGATCCGGAAGGAGGCCGCGGCGGCCGGGATTGATCTGCCCGTGATCTCGGTTTCGGCTGACGAGGTTCCGGCCCCGGCCGCGAGGATGGATCCGGTGAGTCCGGGCCGGATCACGGCTCCGGGGGCCAGCGTGACCGGCGAGAACTCCTCACCGGAATCGGCAGATGGACGCGACGAAGGGGCTGACGGTGACCCGGCCTCTGACTGA
- a CDS encoding rubrerythrin: MPEGILSPDSRGQREEIVEMLKKAYWMEIETVMNYISNSTNPDGVRAQEIIESLGQDIQEELGHAQQFASRIKELYGVVPGSEDFRAEQAFLQPPNHQTDIVHVIKGVIEAETGGIRFYEQIIAATDGIDPVTQDMVISILHDEQGHRRLFEGFLREYEAEGLA; this comes from the coding sequence ATGCCTGAAGGGATCCTCAGCCCGGACAGCCGGGGACAGCGCGAAGAGATAGTCGAGATGCTGAAGAAGGCTTACTGGATGGAGATCGAGACGGTGATGAACTACATCAGCAACTCGACCAACCCGGACGGGGTTCGCGCCCAAGAGATCATCGAGTCGCTGGGGCAGGACATCCAGGAGGAACTCGGCCACGCCCAGCAGTTCGCTTCAAGGATCAAGGAGCTCTACGGAGTGGTGCCAGGCTCCGAGGATTTCCGGGCCGAACAGGCTTTCCTTCAGCCCCCGAACCACCAGACCGACATCGTGCATGTGATCAAGGGCGTGATCGAGGCCGAAACCGGCGGGATCAGGTTCTACGAGCAGATCATCGCGGCCACCGATGGAATCGATCCGGTGACCCAGGACATGGTGATCTCGATCCTCCATGACGAGCAGGGGCATCGCCGCCTGTTTGAGGGTTTTCTGCGCGAGTACGAGGCGGAGGGTCTGGCCTGA
- a CDS encoding glycoside hydrolase family 15 protein yields MVAPDGAVEWFCLPRFDSPSVFGAILDRGAGHFRFGPSGVSAPLSRRYEPGSLVLETTWWTETGWLVIRDALTVAEWSPSARSEMVKHEADATLVRLATCSEGEVMLELACQPAFEYGREQAAWRPVTSGEIEAGQGSSALQLATDLDLRTTAGAATGTLKLRAGDSAFCALAWGEGIGGHPKSAPAARERIEATRRTWRHWLGGGTFPDHPWRIHLQRSALVLKGLTYSPTGAVVAAATTSLPEDPGGERNWDYRYSWIRDSTFALWAMHSLGFDQEGRDFMGFVRERAIEADGDLQIMYGIGGERDLTERTLDHLGGYGGAKPVRIGNGAFDQRQNDVWGALLDSIYVHRKVIDREQMDPRVPGLIRRAVENAITAWPEPDQGIWESRGAPQHYVSSKLMIWVAVDRGARMARQFDRGELADDWDRTAAGIKQEILERGLRDGVFRQHYETDALDASVLLMPLVRFLPHDDPRIRATVLAVQEGLSAHGFIRRYLPDETDDGVGGGEATFLICSFWMVSALSEIGEPEAARRLCERLLGVAGSLDLYAEELEHDTHRQLGNFPQAFTHLALINAVSHVIQDETRARREGSPTAVFTEMRD; encoded by the coding sequence CTGGTCGCCCCCGACGGGGCGGTCGAGTGGTTCTGCCTGCCCCGGTTCGATTCCCCCAGCGTCTTCGGGGCGATCCTCGATCGTGGAGCCGGGCATTTCCGCTTCGGGCCCAGCGGAGTCTCCGCCCCGCTCAGCCGTCGCTATGAACCTGGCTCACTGGTGCTCGAGACGACCTGGTGGACCGAAACCGGATGGCTGGTGATCCGCGATGCCCTCACGGTGGCCGAATGGTCACCGTCTGCCCGGTCGGAGATGGTGAAGCACGAGGCCGATGCGACCCTGGTCCGACTCGCCACCTGCTCCGAAGGCGAGGTCATGCTCGAACTGGCCTGCCAGCCGGCTTTCGAGTACGGCCGAGAGCAGGCAGCCTGGCGGCCGGTGACCAGCGGCGAGATCGAGGCAGGCCAAGGGTCGTCCGCCCTGCAGCTGGCGACCGATCTGGATCTCCGGACCACGGCCGGCGCGGCGACCGGGACCCTGAAACTCCGGGCCGGGGACTCCGCCTTCTGTGCCCTGGCCTGGGGTGAGGGGATCGGCGGACACCCGAAAAGCGCCCCGGCCGCCCGGGAGCGAATCGAGGCGACCCGACGCACCTGGCGCCACTGGCTCGGCGGCGGAACCTTCCCCGACCACCCCTGGCGGATCCACCTGCAGCGCTCCGCCCTAGTGCTCAAGGGACTCACCTACAGCCCGACCGGGGCGGTGGTGGCGGCGGCGACCACCTCCCTGCCGGAGGATCCCGGCGGTGAACGGAACTGGGACTACCGCTACAGCTGGATCCGGGACTCCACCTTCGCGCTCTGGGCGATGCACTCGCTCGGCTTCGATCAGGAGGGCCGCGACTTCATGGGATTCGTCCGGGAGCGGGCGATCGAGGCCGATGGCGACCTCCAGATCATGTACGGGATCGGCGGCGAGCGCGACCTGACCGAGCGGACCCTCGACCATCTCGGAGGGTACGGCGGAGCGAAGCCGGTCCGGATCGGCAACGGGGCCTTCGACCAGCGTCAGAACGACGTCTGGGGGGCCCTGCTCGACTCGATCTACGTCCACCGCAAGGTGATCGACCGTGAGCAGATGGACCCCCGGGTGCCGGGACTGATCCGGCGGGCGGTCGAGAACGCGATCACCGCCTGGCCCGAACCCGACCAGGGAATCTGGGAGTCCCGGGGGGCGCCGCAGCACTACGTGTCCTCGAAACTGATGATCTGGGTGGCGGTCGATCGCGGAGCCCGGATGGCCCGACAGTTCGATCGCGGGGAACTTGCCGACGACTGGGACCGGACGGCCGCCGGGATCAAGCAGGAGATCCTCGAGCGCGGGCTTCGCGACGGCGTGTTCCGGCAGCATTACGAGACCGATGCGCTCGACGCCTCGGTCCTGCTGATGCCGCTGGTTCGCTTCCTTCCCCATGACGACCCGCGGATCAGGGCGACGGTGCTGGCCGTGCAAGAGGGCCTCTCGGCCCACGGCTTCATCCGGAGGTATCTCCCCGACGAAACCGATGACGGCGTCGGCGGCGGCGAAGCCACCTTCCTGATCTGTTCTTTCTGGATGGTCTCGGCGCTTTCCGAGATCGGCGAGCCGGAAGCGGCCAGACGACTCTGCGAGCGCCTGCTCGGGGTGGCCGGTTCACTTGATCTCTACGCCGAGGAGCTGGAGCACGACACCCACCGTCAGCTCGGGAACTTCCCCCAGGCTTTCACCCATCTGGCCCTGATCAACGCCGTCTCACACGTGATTCAGGACGAGACGCGGGCCCGTCGCGAGGGCTCTCCGACCGCGGTCTTCACCGAGATGCGAGACTAG